The following are from one region of the Salvia hispanica cultivar TCC Black 2014 chromosome 1, UniMelb_Shisp_WGS_1.0, whole genome shotgun sequence genome:
- the LOC125198776 gene encoding glycine-rich protein A3-like, producing MEGGNNNKHGGSDDKDKGLLSNLAAYAAGAGHYPHHGAYPSAPYPPQGYPPAGYPPPGYPPSGYGYPPAGYPPPHGYPHGGYPPAGYPPPHGYPPAGYPGASHSGLGVGGLLAGGAAAAAAAYGAHHMAHGMYQPHGGYYGHHGKFKHGKFKHGKHGMYGKHKFMKRWK from the exons atggagGGTggaaataacaacaaacatGGTGGTTCGGACGACAAGGACAAAGGGCTGTTATCTAATCTTGCTGCGTACGCTGCTGGAGCAGGACATTATCCTCACCATGGAGCTTACCCTTCTGCACCCTATCCTCCCCAAGGCTACCCTCCAGCTGGTTATCCACCACCGGGTTATCCCCCTTCCGGATATGGGTATCCTCCCGCAGGGTATCCTCCGCCACATGGATATCCTCACGGAGGGTATCCACCAGCAGGGTACCCTCCTCCTCACGGATACCCCCCGGCAGGTTATCCTGGCGCATCCCATTCAG GGCTTGGAGTGGGAGGACTCCTTGCCGGAGGtgcagctgctgctgctgctgcttaTGGTGCTCACCACATGGCTCATGGGATGTACCAACCTCATGGTGGTTACTATGGCCACCACGGGAAGTTTAAGCACGGGAAGTTCAAGCATGGCAAGCATGGCATGTATGGGAAGCACAAATTCATGAAAAGATGGAAGTGA
- the LOC125205108 gene encoding LOW QUALITY PROTEIN: pentatricopeptide repeat-containing protein At1g71490-like (The sequence of the model RefSeq protein was modified relative to this genomic sequence to represent the inferred CDS: inserted 3 bases in 2 codons) yields the protein MCYLCQNVHERGRKHCMSSRCHKLSIGISFHQIERRILFNWRENXKPVDVLKKTSSQFYLHHENIVGLXVINDNFMVEGLQKTLKYFASQGHLIKAFRIFRIIQHHALASASCDFVEDSLSCLLFSCTERKLLIEGKQLHAQVITWGLQHNHVLVPKLVSHYAAFNSLDDAHFVAANTCSQNPLRWNVLISSYVKRGHFEEAILAYKQMCQKQIKPDSFTYPSILKACAELSNLDFGKEVHMSIDASSLNTDLFVQNALISMYGKCGDLETARSIFNGMLIKDEISWNSMISEYATKDMWNEAFMLFESMQEAGIQSNVITWNTIAGGCLRTGNFKGALELVGRMRVSLCHLDPVALIIALGASSHICSLKLGKEIHGLAVRNSSIDYVNLKNALITLYSRCGDLTHAYTVFRSIEAKSIISWNSIISAFAQWDRSEEATFLFRELLHMDFKPNYVTLAGILPLCARVANLKHGKELHCYIAKRTEFWGCLLLWNSLIDTYARSGKVSVARRLFDLLDERDAVTYTSMISGYGVQGDGKVSLNLFEEMIRSQIKPDAVAMVSVLSACSHSGLVNHGQSLFEKMQTVYGISPKLEHFSCMVDLYGRAGLLNKATEILLSMPCKPTPELWAALIGACLVHGNKDIGEWAAGKLLELKPQHSGHYVLIANMYAAAGCWSKLVEVRSFMRDLGVRKDPGCAWVDIGAGVSPFLVDDTSNSQSAEIFLLLRGLTKQMKDVDYAACTDSAADKEIIHGNDYS from the exons ATGTGTTATCTGTGTCAAAATGTTCATGAGAGGGGACGTAAGCATTGTATGTCATCTCGATGTCATAAGCTGTCAATAGGCATTTCTTTCCACCAAATTGAAAGACGCATTCTATTCAACTGGAGAGAGAA TAAACCAGTGGACGTCCTGAAGAAAACCAGTTCTCAGTTTTACTTACATCACGAAAATATCGTAGGAT GTGtgataaatgataattttatggTGGAAGGCCTTCAGAAAACCTTGAAATATTTTGCGAGCCAAGGCCATTTGATCAAAGCCTTTAGGATTTTTCGAATTATTCAACATCATGCCTTGGCATCTGCTTCTTGTGATTTTGTTGAGGACTCACTGTCCTGTCTATTGTTTTCTTGTACTGAACGCAAGTTGCTTATAGAAGGGAAGCAACTTCATGCCCAGGTCATTACTTGGGGTCTCCAACATAATCATGTGTTGGTCCCAAAACTTGTTTCACACTATGCGGCTTTCAATTCCCTTGACGATGCTCATTTTGTAGCTGCGAATACATGTAGTCAGAATCCTTTACGATGGAATGTCCTTATCTCATCGTATGTAAAAAGAGGGCATTTTGAGGAGGCTATTCTCGCATATAAACAAATGTGTCAGAAGCAAATAAAACCTGATAGTTTCACTTATCCATCTATTCTCAAGGCTTGTGCCGAGCtatcaaatcttgattttggaAAAGAGGTTCATATGTCTATTGATGCTAGCTCTTTAAACACGGACTTGTTTGTGCAGAATGCACTGATCTCTATGTATGGGAAGTGTGGTGATCTGGAAACTGCTCGGAGTATATTCAACGGAATGCTAATTAAGGATGAAATTTCATGGAACTCAATGATCTCAGAATATGCCACTAAGGATATGTGGAATGAGGCTTTTATGCTTTTTGAGAGCATGCAAGAAGCTGGCATTCAATCAAATGTTATAACATGGAACACCATTGCTGGAGGTTGCTTGAGGACTGGCAACTTCAAGGGGGCACTTGAATTAGTTGGTCGGATGAGAGTCTCTCTTTGTCATCTAGATCCCGTAGCACTGATTATTGCCTTAGGTGCTTCCTCTCATATTTGTTCTTTGAAACTGGGGAAAGAAATCCACGGACTGGCAGTTAGAAATTCTTCTATTGACTATGTTAACTTAAAAAATGCATTGATTACCTTGTATTCTCGGTGTGGTGACCTTACGCATGCTTATACTGTATTTAGATCAATAGAAGCTAAAAGCATAATATCTTGGAACTCCATCATATCTGCATTCGCACAGTGGGATCGGTCTGAAGAGGCCACATTTCTGTTCAGAGAATTACTTCATATGGACTTCAAACCTAATTATGTGACACTTGCTGGCATTTTACCTCTTTGTGCACGTGTGGCTAACCTAAAACACGGGAAAGAGCTCCACTGCTATATTGCAAAGCGTACAGAATTTTGGGGGTGCTTGCTACTTTGGAATTCTCTTATTGATACTTATGCAAGATCAGGGAAAGTTTCAGTTGCTAGAAGACTGTTTGATTTGCTGGATGAGAGAGATGCAGTTACCTACACTTCAATGATAAGTGGATATGGCGTACAAGGAGATGGTAAAGTTTCTCTCAATCTATTTGAAGAAATGATAAGATCCCAAATAAAACCAGATGCTGTAGCAATGGTTTCTGTATTGTCAGCCTGTAGCCATTCTGGTCTTGTAAATCATGGTCAGTCACTTTTTGAGAAGATGCAAACTGTATATGGTATCTCTCCTAAATTGGAGCATTTTTCTTGTATGGTTGATCTTTATGGGAGGGCTGGATTACTAAATAAAGCTACAGAAATTCTATTAAGTATGCCTTGTAAGCCAACCCCGGAACTGTGGGCTGCACTTATTGGAGCATGTCTGGTCCATGGGAATAAAGATATTGGGGAGTGGGCAGCTGGGAAGTTGCTTGAGTTGAAGCCTCAGCATTCAGGGCACTATGTTTTGATTGCCAACATGTATGCTGCTGCTGGTTGTTGGAGCAAACTAGTCGAAGTAAGGTCTTTTATGAGGGACTTGGGGGTGAGAAAGGATCCTGGATGTGCTTGGGTTGATATTGGGGCTGGAGTTTCTCCTTTCTTAGTTGACGACACTTCTAATAGCCAATCAGCTgaaattttccttttgttaAGGGGACTGACTAAGCAAATGAAAGATGTTGATTATGCAGCTTGCACAGATTCTGCAGCAGACAAAGAAATTATACATGGAAATGATTACTCTTGA